Proteins from one Neodiprion fabricii isolate iyNeoFabr1 chromosome 5, iyNeoFabr1.1, whole genome shotgun sequence genomic window:
- the LOC124183972 gene encoding protein sidekick isoform X5: protein MEKLDWPNRRRSFHPQNLIKTGGSRRRASFRKLFAALSFICIAGGACATESLQEPRFITQPSSSGSILSEGRTKILQCQARGYPQPKYRWFKDGLPLNNELSSEPYYRILNTRREDAGTYYCVASNEVGSIFSERIAFSVAYMEVFEDLTERAVLVESGDAAVLNLPEIESHPIPEVIWLTSNGPLAYDIKYATTANQHTLLILSASESDMGYYRARAINTQLGKEENSPFFKLQVTGDPNKEIAPNIIVKPQDTQIVKDHPVTYLHCIANARPLHELETLWFKDGIPIENAGISYSFRDLWNRTLGLLSANLTHTGQYTCHVSLRTGGYPTVTASANITVYEKPTFINELRREILGDYGSTISIPCDAVGVPPPKVSWFRNAASVDHLLGIRYDMEEDGSLVIRKLTMEDSGMFQCLATNEAGESSVYTWLKAKTSIPVMESPPRNVTVLDGKDASITCKAVAAPVPNVTWIYNDADTVEVAGRVQILENGDLLVAAVMPTDAGKYTCIRANEAGSVNGSAYLTVLVRTQIIQPPVDTSVLLGYTAELQCKVSSDPKVPYDIAWFHNKQVINTRASQRVKMRDDGALELAAVRASDVGEYMCSVVSPGGNDTRKARLSVIELPFAPINVQAVRMEEISPRTINVSWVPGFDGNSPTNKFIIQRREVPELGPIPDPLLNWVTEHSNVSASSRWVLLDSLKAAAAYQFRVSAVNSVGEGPPSDPSNVMVLPQEPPSGPPLGFVGSARSFSEIITQWQPPLEEHRNGHILGYILRYRLYGYNDSPWTNQNITNEAQRNYLITDLITWKDYIVQIAAYNDKGVGIFTDGVKIKTKEGVPEAPPTNLKARARNSTAVEVWWKPPNPQKINGINQGYKLQAWIGGNFTEENEYKSTTVPPSLFDPLAEQSATITGLKKYTLYNITVLCFTDPGDGERSAPVEIRTSEDVPGAIENLQFDEISDREVTVRWNPPHETNGILTGYQLKYMIKDLPESLRVENFTADVQSTKIQHLQATTHYKFEVTAWTSKGAGKSRIATIQSGVEPVLPEPPTKLALSNIDAFSVVLQFTPGFDGNSSITKWTVQAQTSRNMTWYTVYEVSDPDASTITVEGLTPFMQYKLRLIANNVVGMSGPSEPTKEFQTIQAPPSHPPRNVTVRAMSATELRVRWIPLQQIEWYGNPRGYNITYKELRTNKSKSISIEDHTANSYVLENMEEFALYEIVMKAYNDVGSSSPSPKAIERTRESVPSLGPISVEANATSSTTIVVKWGDIPIEHQNGQIEGFKVYYGASNRSPFQYKNIPTNATFTTTLTELRKFVQYHIQVLAYTRLGDGVLSLPPIRVQTFEDAPGAPSNVSFPDVSFSMARIIWDTPEDPNGEILAYKVMFHLNSSQDHQFSKEFPASDRTFRATGLKQEEYYMFSVTAQTRLGWGKTAYALVLTTNNRERPQPPSAPQVSRSQVQSRQITFSWTPGRDGFAPLRYYTVQKAENSGPFQTIPERVDPSVNSYTANNLKPFTQYQFRIQATNDIGPSTWSAESAQVQTLPTAPSRAVIGLKVVPITKSSVEVHWEPIEEIYWSGDHATGGYRVVYQPVSDFPTALEAAPKKNIPGIKNNMMVLSDLMEDKNYEIVVVPFNSEGEGPPCPPVTVYVGEAVPTGEPRELNAKALSSTEVHLSWKPPQLDMQNGDLLGYKIFYLVTDSPQEFEKPQEEEIEVVPASYLTHGLVFLDKYTEYRIQVLAFNPAGDGPRTPAITVRTKEDIPGPPNNLQFIDITMTSMRVTWDPPKMRNGQIVGYIVAYETAEQNDRFSKQVKQKVTETSLLVQPLEEEVTYTFTVRAQTIDFGPPISGNVTTGPQLGSPVAPSELAISKTVTSVDLQWTNGASGKGPLLGYYIETRRKDDARWQTIVKSTNGPLTEYTISYQNLLPSTSYLFRVISYNRYGISYPAYSKDAVLTPSKLYFEYGYLQHRPFYRQTWFMVALAACSVVIIIMVIAILCVKSKSYKYKQEAQKTLEESMAMDVDDRQESDLELYRSRHAGGGAMNVASTCGTLGKRGTLARKSTHHPPPPTMLGKSPPRPSPASVAYHSDEESLKGYDENPDDSSVTEKPSEISSTDSQGSESENESVQSDPHSFVNHYANVNDSLRQSWKRQKPVRNYSSYTDSEPEGSAVVSLNGGQIIMNNMARSRAPLPGFSSFV, encoded by the exons aATCACTTCAAGAGCCACGCTTCATAACGCAACCGTCCAGCAGCGGCAGTATCCTCAGCGAGGGTCGAACGAAAATATTGCAATGTCAAGCGAGAG GATATCCACAGCCAAAGTATCGCTGGTTCAAAGACGGATTACCGCTGAACAACGAGCTCAGCTCCGAGCCCTACTATCGTATTCTGAATACTCGAAGAGAAGATGCAGGAACATATTATTGCGTGGCAAGCAACGAAGTTGGTTCTATATTCAGCGAACGGATAGCTTTTTCGGTTGCTT ATATGGAAGTCTTTGAAGATCTAACCGAGCGAGCGGTCCTAGTCGAATCGGGGGACGCAGCTGTTTTAAACTTGCCTGAAATTGAGAGTCATCCGATTCCCGAAGTTATCTGGCTAACTTCAAACGGACCGTTGGCTTACGACATCAAGTATGCCACCACGGCTAATCAGCACACCCTTCTCATTCTATCTGCTTCGGAAAGCGACATGGGATACTACAG AGCGAGGGCGATAAACACCCAACTCGGTAAGGAAGAAAACAGTCCCTTCTTCAAACTCCAGGTGACCGGAGATCCGAACAAAGAGATTGCACCCAATATCATTGTAAAGCCTCAAGACACCCAAATAGTTAAGGATCATCCAGTCACTTATCTGCATTGTATAGCAAATGCAAG GCCGTTACACGAGCTGGAAACACTTTGGTTCAAGGATGGTATACCGATCGAAAATGCCGGTATATCTTACAGCTTCAGGGATCTATGGAACCGAACACTTGGTCTGCTTTCTGCAAATTTGACCCACACTGGCCAATACACTTGCCACGTAAGCCTGAGGACCGGAGGCTATCCGACTGTCACTGCAAGCGCTAATATCACCGTTTACG AAAAACCTACTTTTATTAACGAATTGAGAAGAGAAATTCTTGGAGATTATGGTTCGACGATATCTATACCATGCGACGCGGTTGGCGTACCACCCCCAAAGGTTAGCTGGTTCAGAAATGCGGCTTCTGTAGATCATCTGTTGGGGATAAG GTATGATATGGAGGAGGATGGCTCTCTCGTTATCCGTAAATTGACCATGGAGGACTCTGGCATGTTCCAATGCCTTGCGACCAATGAAGCCGGGGAGTCATCTGTTTATACGTGGCTGAAGGCCAAAA CATCGATACCAGTTATGGAATCGCCACCTCGAAACGTAACTGTCTTGGACGGCAAAGATGCTTCGATAACGTGCAAAGCTGTCGCTGCGCCAGTGCCAAACGTCACATGGATTTATAATG ACGCAGATACCGTAGAAGTTGCCGGCAGAGTTCAAATTCTAGAGAACGGAGATCTGCTGGTAGCAGCTGTAATGCCAACTGACGCTGGAAAGTACACGTGTATCAGGGCAAACGAAGCAGGGTCTGTAAATGGATCGGCTTATCTCACGGTATTAG TGAGAACACAAATTATTCAGCCACCGGTCGACACGTCGGTTCTACTCGGTTACACTGCCGAGCTGCAATGTAAAGTTTCCAGCGATCCAAAAGTGCCGTACGATATCGCATGGTTTCATAACAAACA GGTTATAAATACAAGAGCAAGCCAAAGAGTGAAAATGCGAGATGACGGGGCCTTGGAGCTTGCTGCGGTGAGGGCCTCGGACGTGGGAGAGTACATGTGTTCTGTAGTATCGCCTGGGGGAAACGACACAAGGAAAGCCCGTCTTAGCGTTATAGAATTACCTTTTGCGCCTATAAATGTCCAGGCGGTGAGAATGGAGGAGATATCGCCACGAACGATAAACGTTAGCTGGGTGCCTGGATTTGATGGAAACAGTCCGACGAACAAATTCATAATACAAAGACGAGAAGTGCCTGAATTAG GCCCGATACCGGACCCGCTCTTAAACTGGGTTACCGAACATAGTAACGTATCGGCTAGTAGTCGTTGGGTTCTCTTAGACAGCTTGAAAGCAGCAGCTGCATATCAGTTCCGGGTTAGCGCAGTAAATAGTGTTGGAGAGGGCCCTCCGTCAGATCCTAGCAACGTCATGGTGCTTCCGCAAGAAC CACCGTCCGGCCCGCCTCTTGGATTCGTCGGATCGGCGAGATCGTTTTCGGAAATAATAACTCAATGGCAGCCCCCGCTGGAGGAGCATCGTAACGGTCATATTTTGGGATATATTTTGCGATACCGATTGTACGGCTACAATGACAGTCCTTGGACTAATCAGAACATCACAAATGAGGCGCAGAGAAATTACTTGATAACGGATTTGATAACGTGGAAAGACTATATAGTTCAAATTGCAGCGTACAATGACAAAGGCGTTGGGATATTCACCGATGGTGTGAAGATTAAAACTAAGGAAGGCG TTCCTGAAGCCCCACCAACGAATCTGAAAGCCAGGGCGAGAAATTCTACAGCGGTAGAAGTATGGTGGAAGCCTCCGAATCCCCAGAAGATAAACGGCATAAATCAAGGCTACAAACTACAGGCTTGGATCGGTGGTAATTTTACCGAAGAAAATGAGTATAAGTCTACGACCGTTCCACCGAGCTTATTTGACCCTTTGGCTGAGCAGAGTGCCACGATTACAGGgctgaaaaaatacacattgTACAATATTACTGTCTTATGCTTTACTGATCCTGGAGACGGGGAGCGAAGCGCACCCGTTGAAATACGTACGAGTGAAGATG TTCCTGGTGCCattgaaaatcttcaatttGACGAAATCAGCGACCGGGAGGTGACGGTGCGATGGAACCCGCCGCATGAAACTAATGGAATACTTACTGGTTATCAGTTGAAATACATGATAAAGGATTTACCAGAATCATTGCGGGTCGAAAATTTCACGGCAGACGTACAATcgacaaaaattcaacatctACAG GCAACTACACATTATAAATTTGAGGTAACTGCTTGGACGTCAAAAGGTGCAGGTAAATCAAGAATTGCAACGATCCAATCAGGCGTTGAGCCAGTGCTGCCAGAACCTCCAACCAAATTGGCTCTTTCAAACATTGACGCCTTCTCGGTAGTTCTTCAATTCACCCCAGGATTTGACGGCAACTCATCGATCACAAagtggactgtacag GCACAAACGTCGCGAAATATGACATGGTACACTGTCTATGAGGTATCTGATCCCGACGCAAGTACGATCACCGTTGAAGGATTAACCCCGTTTATGCAGTACAAGTTGAGACTAATCGCCAACAACGTTGTCGGTATGTCTGGCCCGTCCGAACCAACGAAAGAATTCCAGACAATCCAGGCGCCTCCTTCGCATCCCCCTCGAAACGTCACCGTCAGAGCTATGAGTGCGACCGAATTACGCGTCAGATGGATC CCACTGCAGCAAATAGAATGGTATGGAAATCCTAGAGGGTATAACATTACCTACAAAGAGCTGAGGACGAACAAGTCTAAGAGCATATCTATTGAAGACCACACAGCAAATTCCTACGTACTGGAGAATATGGAAGAATTTGCGCTATACGAAATTGTTATGAAAGCTTATAACGATGTTGGTTCGTCTTCTCCTAGTCCTAAGGCTATCGAGAGAACACGTGAATCGG TCCCGTCTCTTGGGCCAATCAGTGTTGAAGCAAATGCAACCTCTTCCACAACTATTGTTGTAAAATGGGGTGACATTCCCATTGAGCATCAAAATGGGCAGATTGAAGGCTTCAAAGTTTACTATGGCGCCAGTAATCGGTCACCATttcagtataaaaatattccgaccAATGCCACATTCACAACTACTCTGACCGAACTACGAAAGTTTGTTCAATACCACATTCAAGTTCTCGCTTATACCAGGCTTGGTGACGGCGTCTTGAGCCTACCACCGATCAGAGTGCAGACCTTCGAAGATG CACCCGGGGCTCCGTCGAATGTATCTTTCCCGGACGTCAGCTTCTCAATGGCTCGTATAATCTGGGATACTCCTGAAGACCCTAACGGTGAAATTCTGGCGTACAAAGTCATGTTTCACCTAAACAGTAGTCAGGATcatcaattttcgaaagaatttcCAGCATCTGATAGAACCTTTAG gGCAACGGGATTAAAACAGGAAGAATATTACATGTTCTCTGTGACTGCCCAGACGAGATTAGGATGGGGAAAAACTGCGTATGCACTTGTATTGACTACTAATAACAGAGAACGACCTCAGCCACCGTCCGCTCCTCAAGTCAGCAGGTCTCAGGTGCAGAGTCGTCAAATCACATTCAGTTGGACTCCCGGGCGTGACGGATTTGCTCCGTTAAG ATATTACACAGTGCAAAAGGCTGAGAACTCTGGACCTTTTCAAACGATACCAGAAAGAGTGGATCCTTCGGTTAATTCGTACACTGCAAACAATCTCAAGCCATTCACACAGTATCAGTTTCGTATTCAAGCAACAAACGACATTGGTCCTTCAACATGGAGTGCCGAATCTGCTCAAGTTCAAACTTTGCCGACAG CCCCGTCACGCGCAGTAATAGGGTTGAAAGTGGTGCCTATAACAAAATCGAGTGTAGAAGTTCACTGGGAACCCATAGAAGAAATTTACTGGAGTGGAGATCACGCTACAGGTGGTTATCGAGTCGTGTATCAACCAGTGTCCGATTTTCCGACCGCTCTTGAAGCTGCgccaaagaaaaatattccagGAATCAAG AACAATATGATGGTTTTAAGTGATCTAatggaagataaaaattacgaaatagtCGTTGTGCCATTCAACTCAGAAGGTGAAGGTCCTCCTTGTCCGCCAGTTACGGTATACGTAGGCGAGGCTGTTCCTACGGGAGAACCTCGGGAGCTCAATGCGAAGGCTCTATCGTCTACCGAAGTACATTTAAGTTGGAAACCGCCTCAGCTCGATATGCAAAACGGTGACCTCCTAGGTTACAAG ATATTTTACCTAGTCACGGATTCGCCGCAGGAATTTGAGAAGCCACAAGAGGAAGAAATCGAAGTTGTACCTGCGTCATATCTTACTCATGGTCTTGTTTTTCTTGACAAATACACTGAATATCGCATACAGGTTTTAGCCTTCAATCCAGCTGGAGACGGACCTCGAACACCGGCTATCACAGTCAGGACTAAGGAA gaTATTCCAGGGCCACcaaataatttgcaatttattgACATAACTATGACAAGTATGCGCGTCACCTGGGATCCACCAAAGATGCGTAACGGCCAGATCGTTGGATACATTGTGGCGTACGAGACTGCAGAACAAAACGATC GGTTTAGCAAACAAGTTAAACAAAAAGTAACTGAAACAAGCCTGCTTGTCCAACCACTGGAGGAAGAAGTTACATACACGTTCACAGTCCGAGCTCAAACAATTGATTTTGGACCACCAATTTCTGGCAACGTTACAACCGGACCACAGCTTGGATCACCTGTAGCACCAAGCGAGCTTGCCATTTCGAAAACTGTAACCAGTGTCGACCTGCAGTGGACCAACGGTGCATCTGGAAAAGGGCCTTTACTAGGTTATTACATTGAAACTAGACGCAAAG ATGATGCCCGCTGGCAAACGATAGTGAAGAGCACCAATGGTCCACTTACAGAATATACAATATCCTACCAGAATCTTCTACCATCTACCTCATATTTATTCAGAGTGATATCATACAATCGGTATGGTATCAGCTATCCAGCATATTCAAAGGATGCG GTTTTAACTCCTTCAAAGTTATACTTTGAATATGGATATCTTCAACACCGACCATTTTATCGACAAACCTGGTTTATGGTAGCTCTGGCTGCATGCTCAGTTGTTATAATAATCATGGTAATAGCAATACTGTGCGTTAAGAGTAAGAGCTATAAATACAAAC aagaaGCCCAAAAAACTCTGGAGGAATCGATGGCCATGGACGTAGATGATCGGCAGGAATCTGATTTAGAATTGTACAGATCGCGACATGCTGGTGGAGGAGCGATGAACGTGGCGAGCACATGTGGCACATTGGGCAAGCGAGGCACCTTGGCTCGTAAATCCACGCATCATCCCCCGCCTCCGACAATGCTGGGTAAATCTCCGCCTCGACCTTCTCCAGCATCTGTGGCTTATCACAGTGACGAGGAGAGTTTGAAGGGTTACGATGAAAACCCTGATGACAGTAGCGTAACGGAAAAACCGTCTGAGATCAGTTCTACGGATTCACAG GGATCCGAAAGTGAAAATGAGAGTGTCCAATCGGATCCTCACTCCTTTGTCAATCACTATGCTAATGTCAACGACTCGTTGAGACAGTCATGGAAACGACAAAAACCGGTTAGAAATTACTCCTCCTATACAGATTCTGAGCCAGAAGGAAGCGCGGTGGTCAGTCTGAACGGAGGACAGATCATAATGAATAACATGGCAAGGTCGAGGGCTCCTTTGCCTGGTTTTTCATCGTTTGTATGA